The genomic interval GAGATCCCTACCAAGCTGGAAGACCTGGAGGTTGTGCAGCAGAGGTCAGTTTGGGAGCGATGGAAGCAGAGATGATTATGTAACAAGATTGTTGCTGAAtccagtgcttttttttttctctttaaaaatagatacaattaaaatttttcctgacgataaagttgtaaaatatctcaaaaacttaattttatttactttttagttATACACATTATACAACATAAGTGATTTAGGATTAGCTAAAATTGGTATAATAATTATCCATCCTAAGTGAATCATCTAATTGTTTCTATTGTTATGCTTCCGcttactttcttcaaattcagtaCTTTCTTCACATTGCTAAAGAGCCATTTTAGCAAAACTTGATCCCAGTTTGCTTCTTGTTTGTATCTTGAAtctcaaaacaaatttaaataaaataataataatattgagcatttatttttatatatatctaaagaaaaatatgaaaaaatgaagTATTCAACATGGAAAAGTTAAATGATCTTAATTTCAAAAATCAATGCTGTCTACATTAAGTTTCTTTTTAGCATTGATATATCCCTCTCCAGGTTTTTACCAACCAGTACAGTTTGCACAAATTAATATTCAGAGTAGACATAAACCTGCAATGAGTATGTACTATAATGATGCAAATCTTTCATAGCGagtgaaatgaaacaattatACTCTGCTGCAGGTTTGACACCCTAGAGCCTGAGATGAACAACTTGGGTACTCGGGTCACTGATGTGAATCAAGTGGCTgagcagctgctgagctcaGACAACTGCAGCAAAGACCAAATCCACCAGACAAGAGACCAGCTAAACAACAGGTAAGACCTAATATTGAACATGCCTTTATTCTCACCACTATAAGCACCATTCTGTTTGTACTTAATGTTCCATGTGATGGATTTTGACTCTAGATGGAAAGAGTTTGAGAAGCTGGCTGGCCAAAAGAAGCAAGCCCTGGAATCTGCTCTTAACATCCAGAACTACCACCTGGAGTGTAACGAGAGCCAGACGTGGATGAAGGAAAAAACCAAAGTGATTGAATCCACGCAGAGCTTGGGCAACGACCTGGCTGGAGTGATGGCACTTCAACGCAAGCTAACTGGCATGGAGAGGGACCTCGAGGCTATTCAGGTATGGAAGTGACGCATGCTGGgcagaaatagaaatataaaaacacctggacaaaataattgttttttgttctcctgTTATTTCTTAATCTAAATTagctttcatatttttttaggGTAAGTTGGATGATTTGACAAAGGAGGCAGAAAAACTCGCCAGTGAACATCCAGATCAAGCTGGAGAAATCCAGGGTCGCCTGGCTGAGATTCAGGAGGTGTGGGAGGAGTTGAATGCCACCATGAAGCGACGGGAGGAGTCACTGGGAGAAGCCAGCAAACTTCAGGGTTTCCTCAGGGACCTGGATGACTTCCAGTCCTGGCTGTCCCGCACTCAGACCGCAGTGGCCTCAGAAGACAGCCCCACTTCCCTGCCTGAGGCCGAGAGTTTGCTCGCCCAGCATGAGAGCATCAAGAATGAAGTTGACAACTACAAGGAGGATTATGAGAAGATGCGAGCGGTTGGCGAGGAAGTGACCCAAGGTCAGACGGACGCCCAGCACATGTTTTTGGCCCAGAGGCTTCAGGCGCTGGACACTGGGTGGCATGAGCTGCGACGCATGTGGGAGAACCGTCACAGTCTTCTGGCCCAGGCCTTCGATTTCCAGACTTTCCTTAGAGATGCCAAGCAAGCTGAAGCTTTTCTCAACAGCCAGGttagaacaacacaaaatatgGATGAAACTTTATTGAATTAACCACATTAGCTTTCTTTGCAACAATCTGCTGTTCCTTAATCAGTTTCAGTACTCCTGTTACAAATGACTAGCATAACAGAACTAGAATATTTAGTCTTGCTGCTTCTTTGGCTGCAAAAGAAATGCAGCACAAACTGTAAGCAGAACTCTTTTTGCTTTCCTTTGACAAAAAGCTTTTGCAGTTGATTGGAATGAGTTTGATTTATGATCTCAGAGTAAAGGAGGGCAAATACAAATGGACGTTTTCCAggtatttgttaaaaacaataaaaataacttaccctttttgttttattacatagCCATGTGCTACTTTGGGTtgatatcacataaaattccattaaaatacatgtgaaaagttaagagctatgaatacctttgcaaaGAACTATATTTTTAGCTATATGTTAACTGACTTTTTGTTGGCTTTCATATTTTGGCAAGCTATGTTTTTGTTAAGATTTCAGCCAATCAAAATGGATCCCAACATAAGGTCAGGAGGGATTTACTATCATTCCTATTAATATTACAAGCATCAAATGAAGGTTAAATCGAAAAGTGCACAGCTTAAAGATCGCTACTAGAGACGGTCAGTTTATAGGGTTATGTTCCTTCATagcttttagaaaaatgcagCCTTTTTGGGAAACTGAAATGCGAGTGCTGCTTTTGTGTCTCTGTAGGAGTACGTGTTGTCCCACACAGAGATGCCCACCAATCTTCAGGCTGCAGAGGAGGCCATTAAGAAGCACGAGGATTTTCTCACCACCACAGAGGCCAGCGAGGAGAAGATAACGGGTGTGGTGGAGGCTGGACGGCGCCTTATTAATGACTCCAATGCAAACGCAGATAAAATTCAAGAAAAAGTTGATTCAATCCAGGAAAGGTCAGAGCTGGAGCAAAAGATAAGggaaaaattcagattttttttctgatgtgttTAGAGTTGAAAATTCTGTcttatgcttgttttttttttccagacattgTAAAAATAAGGAGGCTGCAAATGAACTGCTTTCAAAGCTTAAAGATAACTGTGAACTTCAGCGCTTCCTGCAAGATGGGCAAGAGGTAATGAAGTTAAGCACTTAAACAAATTAATGTGTAAAGTCATTTAAAGAAGGAATTTGAATAAGTGACCTTGTGTTGTGATATATAGTGTctctttgtaatgtttttccATATTGCTACTCCTCCATAGCTGACTTTGTGGATCAACGAGAAGATGCTAACAGCACAGGACATGACTTATGATGAAGCTCGAAATCTTCACAGCAAATGGCAGAAACACCAGGCCTTCATGGCAGAGCTGGCCTCCAACAAAGACTGGCTGGATAAGATTGATAAGGTgtgtaaacacagaaaacacacccTCTTAAATTAACCTTAAGTTTTATTCCCCCTTCTTTGAACTTGGTAATAGTTTACCAGCTCTTATTTGTAagtaaattgtttttctaaaaggAGGGTCAAGCACTGGTGGCGGAGAAGCCTGAGCTGAAGCCGGTGGTCCAGCAGACGTTGGAGGACCTGCAGCGTCAGTGGGAGGAGCTGGAGAGCACGACCCGGACCAAGGACCAGTGCTTGTTTGAAGCCCACAGAGCAGAGATATTTACACAGAGCTGCTCCGCTCTGGATGACTGGCTGAAAAACATCGAGACCCAGCTGCACAGTGACGACTACGGAAAAGATTTGACCAGCGTCAACATCCTCCTTAAAAAGCACCAGGTAGAAATCAAAATAAGCTGCAAtgctctgaatgtttttatttttccattttaaaaaatagcagaaataagTTGGgccaaaaatatttgatctgatgcaaatgaagatgttttacctttttttttctcttttttttttttaatctttcccCTGTGTAGATGTTGGAGCATCAGATGGAGGTCAGAGAGAAAGAGGTGCAGTCCCTACAAAGTCAGGCTGTTGCTCTGTCCCAGGAGGATGCAGGGTTGGCTGAGGTAGACGGGCAGCAGAAGCGAGTCATTGACAGTTTTTCTGGCCTCCAAGACCCTCTTAACCTGAGGAGACAGCAGCTGCTGGCCTCTAAAGAAGCACATCAGTTCAACAGAGACTTGGAAGATGAAATTGTGAGCACTAGCAACTCAGTGGAGTTAATAGATgagttttgagttttatttttgtcctgctgaggttttatttctattcaatTTGCAGCTTTGGGTAAAAGAACGGATGCCTCTGGCATCTTCCACAGATCATGGAAAAGACTTGCCAACTGTGCAGCTGTTGATCAAAAAGAACCAGGTAcagtttttttatgctttagttttcagcaagaaatttaataattatgttGTGACACCCTTGGCTTAAAAATATATGATATAAAATCTAAAGGCATTCCTGATATTTTGACAGATTCTTAGATTTGACAGATCTAAGTGATTTTAAAGCAGACATCATCTAAATGGGTCCAGATACCATAAACGGCCAACCTTTTACCACAATACTCAAAAGTCCAGAATGATGTCAACTTCTGGAAATATCTAGAAATGTCTCTCTGGAAAAGAATGGAAATAGAAACTATGCAAGAAACATCCTTCCAGTAGAAATAATGTCAGAACTGGTTGTGAAACAGACGTTGCAGAAAGAGATCCAGGGCCACCAACCTCGCATCGATGACATCCACCGTCGAGGTGAGGCTCAGAGCCAGGTGGACGGCGACAGGCAGTCACTGCTGAAGGAACGCCTCGTTGAGCTCAGGGATCTCTGGGACCAGCTGATCGCAGAGACGGACAAGCGTCACGACCGTCTGATAGAGGCCAATCGCGCACAGCAGTTCTATGCTGATGCGGCTGAAGCAGAAGCCTGGATGGGGGAGCAGGAGCTGCACATGATGTCGGAGGAAAAAGCAAAGGTAAACTTGAGACAAAGATGAACAGATTGTTGTTAATCCTGTGTATTTAGGAAATATAATCATTCATGTTTGCTACCCAGGATGAGCAAAGTGCTCTGGCAATGGTCAAGAAACACCAGATCCTAGAACAGGCCCTGGAGGACTACGCCCAGACCATCCACCAGCTGGCCAACAGCAGTCGTCTCATGGTCACCAGTGAGCACCCAGAGAGGTCCGGAAGCACATCTTAGTCTTCAACCTGAAGAAGTAGTTGTCATTTAATAACTAACACATTTGATTCCTAATCTCAATTGAACAGTGAAAGAATCACCTTGCGACAAGCCCAGGTAGACAAGCTGTACGCCGGCCTCAAAGACCTGGCAGAGGAGCGCCGTGTGCGTCTTCAGGAACGGCTGCGGCTGACCCAGCTGAAGCGAGAGGTAGATGACTTGGAGCAATGGATCGCTGAGAGGGAGGTGGTCGCCGGCTCCCATGAACTGGGACAAGACTATGAACATGTCACGGTGGGTCTTTTTTCTCCAATTGAAGATGTGAAAGCTCTGGGAAATTCAGCTGAATTAATTATGTTGCCccgatttctgttttttcttttttttcccacagatgCTGAGGGACAAGTTTCGTGAGTTTGCTCGTGACACCAGCACCATTGGCCAGGAGCGTGTAGACGGCGTGAACGCATTAGCAGATGACCTCATCGAGTCCGGTCACCCTGAGAACGCCAGCGTGGCAGAATGGAAGGACGGTCTAAATGAGGCCTGGGCTGACCTGCTAGAGCTTATTGACACACGCACGCAAATGTTAGCCGCCTCCTATGAGCTGCACAGGTTCCATCAAGATGCTATGGAGGTGCTTGGACGTATCAAGGAGAAGAAGGAGGTGGTGCCTTCAGACCTTGGCCGGGATCTAAACACGGTCCAGCATCTCCACAGACAGCACAACACTTTTGAAAATGACATCCAGGCCCTCAGCGGACAAGTGAGTGAAAAGATTTCTTGTTAGATTTCGAAAGCGGCTTCAGATCAAAACACAGAAGgccttctcttcctcttttaaCTCCAAGGTGAACCAAGTGCAGGATGATGCAGCACGTCTGCAGAAGGCCTATGCTGGTGAAAAAGCAGATGACATTCAAAAGAGTGAAACGGCCGTGACGACTGCCTGGCAAGGGCTGCTGGAGGCCGGCAAAGCCCGCAGGCTCCTCCTGCTGGACACAGTGGAGAAGTTCCGCTTCTTGAACATGGTGCGAGACCTCATGCTCTGGATGGACGGCATCAACGTGCAGATCGACGCGCATGAAAGTCCGAGGTAAACGGAGTATTTACCACTAACTGGAATGGCTTATATAAAAACCAGAAGTGGGTAGAGTAGCCAAAAATTAttctcaagtaagagtagcaccactttaacatatttttactctagtaaaagtgaaaagtagCTTCTAAGAAATTTCTCAAGTAAGGGTAAacaagtatttggtaaaaagccTACTCAGGTACTGAGTTACTGATCGAAACAGTCGTTTAATACTTACAAATTATATAATCAAAAAGACCAAAATACAAAGtgataaatgaatacatttatttttaaagctatttACAATAACCACCAAGTtatccaaagtgctttacattgtgcaaaataagataaaacGTATAAAACACGAGGAGTGAAAGAGATAAAACACAAGAGATGGTAGAATAAAGTAAAcagacaattaaaataaatatcacacTATTGAGTAGTAAGTCATGTTGAAGATGTATGTCTTAAGTCTTCACTTCAAAAGAcccaggtcagaggtcagtcaTATTTCAGCCGCAacttatgtggaaattttggcattttaaagaccgaaaggaaaataattcataacatggttgcaaaataacaaaattaggcgaaaggaaaaaaaaattccagaacaatttctttcagtaaaaaacttttgaaaaactatgagtctgtgtctggtgaatttttggttaaaacaagcttgttcttTATTTTAGGAAATTACTAATAGTGTATAAAgtatccagacattttactcaactaAAGAGTAGCGATatatcataataaaattactcaagtaaaagtaaaaagttcagcattgtaaaaaatactcctaaaagtatttttattacatcaatAAATCTAAGTCGGCGCTACCCAACTCTGATAATAACACCAACTCTCTTGTTTGCTTCATTTAAGGGATGTATCATCTGCTGAGTTAGTCATCGTCAATCATAAGGGCATCAAATCGGAGATTGAGACCAGAGCAGACAGTTTCACTGCCTGCACCAAGATGGGAAATGACCTCATCAACAAGAACCATTATGCATCTGACGAGGTATTTGGCTACGATTCAAGGAAAACTATTTCAGAGGGAACACAATAACCAGATTTTAGTGTCTTCATACCATACAGCTCAGTACCCTGTTTACTGAATGCTCCTTTTGTCTACAGATCCGAGAGAAAATGGCTCAGCTCCAGGAAAAAAGAGATGAGATCAACAGCAAGTGGCAGGAGAAGATGGACCATTTACAAATTGGTAGGCATAGGAATTTCATTTCAATGGAAATTTAGAATACTACATTATTAAATAGTCTAgatacaaattaaaattcaaagagTATCTTGTCCCGAAACAAAAGGTTATTATATTGGTATATTAATTACATCATCTACTGTAACTGTGATGTGGCAACAGAAAAGCATGTAGGTACAGGTTTAAAAAGGAAGATATGCAAATGGGAAGGTTTAGGCTGGAGGGCTATTAGAAAGAAAGAACACAGAGCATCATTTCATATTCATTGGGGAAAAATGGTTGTACGGTGTAGTCATAGATTTATAAGGAAGtcatataatttattattaaatgacATAATGCTGCAATGGTAGCTATTTTATTAAGATACCTTTTGGAAAAGTAGGCCTACTTGCATGCATTCGACTAATACCGCTAAGAGATCAGtccatttttaatttacttcatttttgtttctttccaacACCACTATTTCCATCTTAAATGAGTTACCACAGTCCTACTATTTTGAATGTCTTCTTACCAAGATTGTGAAGCAAGCTCTAATAACTTATATTATGACTCTTAGGacatttcatgatttatttgtatttgttattcTTGCACTTAACTTGGTGTTTGCATTTGGTTTAGTGCTGGAGGTGCTGCAGTTTGGACGAGACGCCAACGTGGCAGAGTCATGGCTGGCAGGGCAAGAACCTCTTGTCCGAGCGGCGGAGCTTGGTGCTAACGTTGATGAGGTTGAGAGCCTCATTAAGCGCCACGAAGCCTTCGAGAAACTCGCTGCAGCTTGGGAAGAACGCTTTGTGCAGCTCGAAAAACTTACCACAGTAAGTACAATGATCGCTTTCCCTCTGAAGTCAGGGTGCCAACTCAGTCTGGTCtttctgaaagattttcttattaaaatgtttagcaaTTCTGGGAAGTGGTCTGACAGATTCAGGATGTTACTAACCTCCTTTAAGACAGCCAATTAAAGTTTGAGTCGTCTTTTTCTCCAGCTGGAGGAGCATGAAATGCAGAGGAGgcgagaagaagaagagagagcaCGGCGACCTCCTACTCCTCCGCCTGTAGAAGAGGTGGTGCCGTCTGAGCCACATAGTCAGCCACATGATTCAGCAGCAAGGTAGGAGATGTTTGAAAGAGCAGACAGCAAAATCAAACCTGTTTTTCCGTTCACACGACATTCATCTGTcttttaaacacagaacaagTCTGGACCAGACGACACTTAATCAATCGGTGTCAGTAAATGGAGTGCACAGCGATAATGACACGTCTCAGGTGAGACAAGTTTGCCTTGTCCAACGTTGTCGTGTTTTTTCCCATGCTGTTGGCCTCATttcatgttgtatttatttatgattcGAGTGGGttattgaaatgtgttttcaatttttaataagtcatttaaaattaCTATTAATATGCAAAATTTGACCAAGCAGAGtcaaaataatccaattttaTTCCAACTCCATTGATTCAAAATCATTTCATATGAAACGTATTTCTCATTGTTTGTCTTTGGTTGTCATACCGCCGTGAACGGTGTCTCATCTTTATATGGCATATAACAAAGTGTTGAATCTTAATTTAACATAGAAAAATTGGCAAAAGTTAGATTAGAATCTTAAGTTTCAATGTATTGTACTGGGATTTTAGACCcacaatgaaacatggtggcggCGGTAACATGCTGTCAGAAATCTTTTCCCaccttaaaaacataaacacaccaGAGCTATAATAGACTGGTTTATATCAAACCTATTACAAATCCTGACCCATTTCCATGTGAGAATATGTGGCAAGCCTGAAATCAGTGTTCAGAATCTCTCCATCCAAACTGAGACTAAGCTGTTTTTCAAAGAATGCAGCAAAATTCAAGTATAGATATGGGAAGCTAGAGGAGTAACCTAAATGGTTTGCAACTGTAATTGCAGGAAAATGTGATTCTGCAAAGTTTGGAAAAGGCTGAGGACAATTGCttgccacacctttcagatttttacctAAAATCCGTTTTGTATTTTGCTTCCACTTTACAGTTATTCACCACTCGCTCAGTCTATTACTAAAGATCCCAGGAAATTACATTGCACTATATGGTTGTAATGctccaaaatgtgaaaaagcttttttttcactgcattttGAATAATGCAGTTATCTAAAGAAAATAGCTAGAATTAATATATTGTATTTACTGGAGCAACATGGccagaaaaaatggaaaaaaaaacaattacaattttATCTTTTACGGAGAAGGAGAGGGGCCTGGGAAGAAAACCGTGCAGTCTTATATACATGtagttcaatttttttttcattgtctgATCAAAAGCATCACAGAGTGACCTggatatgttttcattttgatcatgGCTGTTGACTCTGGTGTGTTGGCatttttgttaaactaaaaAGTTCAAGCCCCGAACTAACATTCAAGTGTCTGCCAGCGACGGACTCCTTAACAATTTCTCATTGCATTCTTACCAGCAGTCTTTATCGCTGCCGTTGTCAGTGGGAAAGAAATCAGAGCCTAAACGTGTGTGTAAGCCCAAACAGCAGGAGCGTGTGAGTAATGAGCCATGGTCAGCTTTGTTGTTGCTCTCCCTCCCAAACGCCCCCTTACCTTCTTGACaacctccactcagctcctggTCAGCGGCAGTACTTCTTTTAAGAAACCATTGCTTCTTTACATCCactgctttatttattaatgaacCACACAGCTTCATTAATGAGTCCcattgctgcaaaaaaaaaaaaaaggcatgatGCACATTCATGGACAGGGTGTTTTCATGGATCTGATGTTGCGGTTTGCGGCTGCTGTGTATGTGCTTGTATTGACCAGGACGGGAGTCTCTAAATGTGGGGCAGAGTAAATGTGGTGGTTATTACAGCTGTTCAGTGGTATTTTTCTATGTGGCTTGTGGTAGTGTCTGTATGTTTACTTCTGAGTGTGTATCTTGCTTAAAGGAGTTAAAGCTTTGAATAGTGAATAGTTTTAATGATGGAAAAGAGATGAATAAGAGCCTTCTTAGTTTCAATACTGTTGaagttgcatatttttaaattaagtcatattttctgtttttgtgtgtttcatttggtaaaaaaaagtagcaaacTTCAAAGATTAGTTTGCTTAgcagagatttatttttgtttagttgaaAACAAGAATTTTCCTACTTATTTTCAGAACTCTAATAAAACAAGTtataacaaaattttaaaatattctgctgttaaCTATCGATATATCAAACGAGAGGCACTGATAAGAGAGCAGTCATTGGAAAACAAGTTTTCAACATAATTTTAAGACAAATGGAAGTTAATTAAATTgctgaagttttattttggcTTCAGTGGCTGTTATTACTAAAACAGCAGTCTCTGTGTAGGTAGGATATAGATACTCGAAAGGATAAAACAAAGCATCTCCATTCAGCCTTCCTGATATCTTACACTTCCTCACTTTCTCACAGTCTGAATGGGCTGCAGACACGACTTACCGTCTCTTTAAAAACGTGTTTCCTTCTAAGTAGCTTCCTAGATCTCTCTGTTGCCTTCGAGTCGTCTTTATGCAGTAACACACAGTGTTGCGAGGTCTTCCaggaaattaataatttttttttttattattattattcatttattttttatttttttaaaccagcagGCCTGATGAATCTGAAATTGGCAGATTTCTcagttttctaaattttttttctttgttttttaaagattgtaaGGAAAAGTGGAATTAAACTTACTGAGGTTTTACTTAGTAGGTTATAATTTGaattatcatttttttcccccaaaaacgTATTTAGGATGTTTAGCTTATGCTGGTCAGTGCTTCTTGTATGTTTCCTTTGTGAGTAGCTAAGTTGTACAGTTTGTCTCACAGTTATAATGTAGTGTTACCTCTTGTGTAATGTGTGATTCCATGAATCCAGTGGACCCCGTGTTCAGTACCTCAGTTTATCATGCAGTGTGTTAAAGCAAGCATCATTATGGCTTTTTGTGTTTGGCTGTGAACGGCTGCTTTGCTGCTCCCTTGGTCTTTTTCTGGTATTTCCAGCATTACCACTTTGGTCTGGTTTTAACCACAGGGCTCAGAGTCCGATTCGGTTAATGGACCCGGTAGAGACAGCGGCCTGGCGTCCTCTCGCCTCGAGCCGTCTGCCACGTTACCGAGCAGAGGCGGTGCCGACTCCGAGCCAGAAGCCATGGAGGGCATCCTCTGCcgaaaacaggaaatggagtCCCACAACAAAAAGGCAGCTACCAGGTAGGAATTTGGTGATAAGAGAGTGGTGACTTGTTTACATACtggggaaaaaattaattagCTGAAGGGCACTTATTATTTCATTTGATGGGACTTGGACCACACACATTCTAATGGTTGTGGATCTTTTTTAAAGTTCTTACACTTTTTCAAAGACAATTTTTGTGATATGCtattacaaataataaagtaaatgcAAAGTAATGAAAGGTGtactcttattattattattttttacaaaatgacagAACAGAGAACAAATTAACTACTTCTGCAAACTCTCTATTTAACAAAGTAAGCCAAATAATGGTATAAAGCATAATATCAACACTTACAATGTAATAATTACTCtaatataaattaactttttttctcctcattttaaatataattattttcagaGTTTGGGAAGCCATCTGGTTATTATCAATATCAAAAAGTACTGAATCacataaagtattaaaatattggtaaaattattgtgaaattaatctgTGTAATGAAAAACGTTTCTATAATCTGTGTAAAATTAGTTCTAGTTTTtactaataaatataaaaaaggtttatCAGTTCATCAGCTTTTGACTAACTTTTAGAGT from Xiphophorus maculatus strain JP 163 A chromosome 11, X_maculatus-5.0-male, whole genome shotgun sequence carries:
- the LOC102229236 gene encoding spectrin beta chain, non-erythrocytic 1-like isoform X2, yielding MSTISPTDFDSLEIQQQYNDINNRWDLAAETDWDNENSSARLFERSRIKALADEREAVQKKTFTKWVNSHLGRVTCRIGDLYTDLRDGRMLIRLLEVLSGEQLPKPTKGRMRIHCLENVDKALQFLKEQKVHLENMGSHDIVDGNHRLTLGLIWTIILRFQIQDISVETEDNKEKKSAKDALLLWCQMKTAGYPNVNIHNFTTSWRDGLAFNAIVHKHRPDLIEFDNLKRSNAHYNLQNAFNVAEKEMGLTKLLDPEDVNVDQPDEKSIITYVATYYHYFSKMKALAVEGKRIGKVLDYAIEADQLIEKYETLASELLQWIEQTILTLNDRQLANSLSAVQNQLQAFNSYRTVEKPPKFTEKGNLEVLLFTIQSKMRANNQKVYIPKEGKLISDINKAWERLEKAEHERELALRNELIRQEKLEMLAARFDRKAAMRETWLSENQRLVSQDNFGTDLGAVEAATRKHEAIETDIGAYWERVAAVEAVAKELEAEKYHDVRRILARRDNVLRLWEYLKELLAARRERLNSHRDLQRLFQEMRYIMDWMADEKGRLQSQDSGKHLHDVLDLLQKHNLVEADISAQAERIKAVQGAAKRFTSYDQAYKPCEPGLVSEKVDLLGQAYEELGQLAATRRERLEDSRRLWQFMWDLGEEAAWIREQEQILASGDNGRDLSSALHLLSKHEAFRDEMAARYGPLSNSIAAGEALVEEGHFGALEITERIQDIRGQWAHLEETTKLREQSLKESVALHQFQTDANDMEAWIMETLRQVSSQEVGHDEFSTQTLARKQREIEEEIQSHRPLIDSLHEQAQALPEAYIHFPEVEGRLPAIEQRYEELESLSAARRQALEGALALYRMFSEADACQLWVEEKEQWLDGMEIPTKLEDLEVVQQRFDTLEPEMNNLGTRVTDVNQVAEQLLSSDNCSKDQIHQTRDQLNNRWKEFEKLAGQKKQALESALNIQNYHLECNESQTWMKEKTKVIESTQSLGNDLAGVMALQRKLTGMERDLEAIQGKLDDLTKEAEKLASEHPDQAGEIQGRLAEIQEVWEELNATMKRREESLGEASKLQGFLRDLDDFQSWLSRTQTAVASEDSPTSLPEAESLLAQHESIKNEVDNYKEDYEKMRAVGEEVTQGQTDAQHMFLAQRLQALDTGWHELRRMWENRHSLLAQAFDFQTFLRDAKQAEAFLNSQEYVLSHTEMPTNLQAAEEAIKKHEDFLTTTEASEEKITGVVEAGRRLINDSNANADKIQEKVDSIQERHCKNKEAANELLSKLKDNCELQRFLQDGQELTLWINEKMLTAQDMTYDEARNLHSKWQKHQAFMAELASNKDWLDKIDKEGQALVAEKPELKPVVQQTLEDLQRQWEELESTTRTKDQCLFEAHRAEIFTQSCSALDDWLKNIETQLHSDDYGKDLTSVNILLKKHQMLEHQMEVREKEVQSLQSQAVALSQEDAGLAEVDGQQKRVIDSFSGLQDPLNLRRQQLLASKEAHQFNRDLEDEILWVKERMPLASSTDHGKDLPTVQLLIKKNQTLQKEIQGHQPRIDDIHRRGEAQSQVDGDRQSLLKERLVELRDLWDQLIAETDKRHDRLIEANRAQQFYADAAEAEAWMGEQELHMMSEEKAKDEQSALAMVKKHQILEQALEDYAQTIHQLANSSRLMVTSEHPESERITLRQAQVDKLYAGLKDLAEERRVRLQERLRLTQLKREVDDLEQWIAEREVVAGSHELGQDYEHVTMLRDKFREFARDTSTIGQERVDGVNALADDLIESGHPENASVAEWKDGLNEAWADLLELIDTRTQMLAASYELHRFHQDAMEVLGRIKEKKEVVPSDLGRDLNTVQHLHRQHNTFENDIQALSGQVNQVQDDAARLQKAYAGEKADDIQKSETAVTTAWQGLLEAGKARRLLLLDTVEKFRFLNMVRDLMLWMDGINVQIDAHESPRDVSSAELVIVNHKGIKSEIETRADSFTACTKMGNDLINKNHYASDEIREKMAQLQEKRDEINSKWQEKMDHLQIVLEVLQFGRDANVAESWLAGQEPLVRAAELGANVDEVESLIKRHEAFEKLAAAWEERFVQLEKLTTLEEHEMQRRREEEERARRPPTPPPVEEVVPSEPHSQPHDSAARTSLDQTTLNQSVSVNGVHSDNDTSQSLSLPLSVGKKSEPKRVCKPKQQERGSESDSVNGPGRDSGLASSRLEPSATLPSRGGADSEPEAMEGILCRKQEMESHNKKAATRSWQSMYCVLRKGSLGFYKDSKSASNGIPYHGEVPIVLDGSVCEVAHDYKKRKHVFKLRLADGKEFLFQAKDEVEMSSWIQSIAGSIPSASGDSPGAPRLSRAMTMPPISPSSGEGVTMRNKEGKEKDREKRFSFFGKKK